From one Deinococcus sp. QL22 genomic stretch:
- a CDS encoding asparaginase: MTQSEVGHITYSRGGQAESRHEIHVAVVDANGHLKALCGNADLTTFPRSSSKPVQALPLAEAMPDLPQDELAVACASHAGTPEHLAVVQRLLARSESSVADLRCGIHPPFDAQTAASLIQSQQTPTPLHHNCSGKHAGMLLACVRLGLPREGYTHPAHPLQVQIRALHATLANLPLEAIHAGVDGCSVPAFALPLQGTARIFARLAAPSGPHAQALARIAQAMQAHPFLIAGPGRLDTTLMPLVPGLTAKMGAEAFYGMALQETPYGPLGVAFKVMDGGERARSPMALAVLKALGVPLTEAVWALAPSELRNWAGQEVGSIQTHLPLVWF, translated from the coding sequence ATGACCCAATCAGAGGTTGGACACATCACTTATTCGCGTGGTGGGCAGGCAGAAAGTCGGCATGAGATTCACGTGGCGGTGGTGGACGCAAACGGCCACCTTAAAGCCCTCTGCGGCAACGCTGACCTGACGACTTTTCCGCGCAGCAGCAGCAAGCCGGTACAGGCGCTTCCGCTGGCCGAGGCCATGCCCGACCTTCCGCAGGATGAACTGGCGGTGGCCTGTGCCAGCCATGCCGGAACGCCCGAGCATCTGGCGGTGGTTCAGCGTCTGCTGGCCCGCTCAGAAAGCAGCGTGGCCGATCTGCGGTGCGGTATCCATCCGCCTTTTGATGCGCAAACCGCCGCCAGCTTGATTCAGAGTCAGCAGACCCCTACCCCACTGCACCACAACTGTTCTGGAAAACACGCCGGAATGCTACTGGCCTGCGTACGCCTGGGCCTGCCGCGTGAGGGCTACACCCACCCTGCCCATCCCCTACAGGTCCAGATTCGGGCGCTGCACGCCACCCTTGCCAACTTGCCTCTAGAGGCCATACACGCGGGCGTAGACGGTTGCAGTGTGCCCGCCTTTGCCCTGCCTCTTCAGGGAACGGCCCGTATTTTTGCGCGGTTGGCGGCTCCCTCTGGTCCCCATGCCCAAGCGCTGGCACGCATTGCCCAGGCCATGCAGGCCCACCCTTTCCTTATTGCTGGCCCCGGACGGCTGGATACCACCCTGATGCCGCTGGTGCCGGGCCTGACGGCCAAGATGGGGGCCGAAGCCTTCTACGGGATGGCCCTGCAAGAAACCCCCTATGGGCCGCTGGGGGTGGCCTTCAAAGTGATGGACGGAGGCGAGCGGGCCAGATCGCCCATGGCCCTGGCCGTCCTGAAGGCGTTGGGCGTTCCCCTGACAGAAGCTGTCTGGGCGCTGGCTCCCTCCGAACTCCGCAACTGGGCCGGGCAAGAGGTCGGCAGCATTCAGACCCATCTTCCGCTGGTGTGGTTCTGA